The following proteins are encoded in a genomic region of Ignavibacteriota bacterium:
- a CDS encoding glycosyltransferase family 4 protein has product MKLLVVSYKRCRLGKDGYVSDGGFPIQMRALSELFDATTLFLERDDSDARHGDIPLTGHAMRIVRSKAPPAILGYRKLGLPIWIAKNIIRLLREILAHDAVHTPVPCDTGSIAMLLAWLLRKPLYVRHCGNWFETRTRAERFWHAFMESVAGGRNVMLATGGGADSPSRRNPEVRWIFSTTITAGELRGSSEPERSVPVDEPRLILVGRQEHGKGTDVLLHTVAVLRERGVSARAEVVGEGGRLQEYRAISAALGLDAAVTFHGRLSHDNVLHLLRQAHLFLFPTMSEGFPKAVLEALATGLPVITTPVSVLPLLLSTGAGCIVPEREPHLFADAVMRCIGDTEAYREMSRRAVETAAQFTLEAYSATLHQLLSQQWGELRHA; this is encoded by the coding sequence ATGAAACTGCTTGTCGTCAGTTACAAGCGCTGCCGCCTCGGAAAGGACGGCTATGTTTCCGATGGTGGATTCCCGATACAGATGCGGGCGCTCTCGGAATTGTTCGATGCCACGACACTGTTCCTCGAACGTGATGACAGTGACGCGCGGCATGGAGACATTCCGCTCACGGGGCACGCGATGCGCATCGTGCGGTCGAAGGCGCCTCCTGCCATCCTTGGCTATCGCAAGCTTGGACTTCCGATATGGATCGCAAAAAATATCATACGTCTCCTCCGGGAAATCCTCGCGCACGACGCGGTACATACACCCGTCCCGTGTGACACCGGCTCGATTGCAATGCTGCTTGCCTGGCTTCTTCGCAAACCGTTGTATGTGCGGCACTGTGGAAACTGGTTCGAGACGCGCACTCGCGCCGAACGTTTCTGGCATGCGTTTATGGAGTCGGTCGCAGGCGGCCGTAACGTGATGCTCGCAACCGGCGGCGGCGCCGATTCGCCGTCACGCCGGAATCCCGAGGTCCGATGGATATTCTCCACTACAATAACAGCCGGCGAACTCCGCGGTTCCTCGGAGCCGGAACGATCCGTTCCGGTCGACGAACCGCGACTGATTCTTGTCGGCAGACAGGAGCACGGGAAAGGGACGGATGTACTGCTTCACACTGTTGCAGTTTTGCGCGAGAGAGGGGTGTCCGCGCGCGCGGAGGTTGTTGGTGAAGGCGGCCGGCTGCAGGAATACAGAGCGATATCCGCGGCGCTTGGACTCGATGCCGCGGTGACCTTCCACGGACGTCTCTCACACGACAATGTCCTGCACCTCTTGCGGCAGGCACACCTGTTTCTCTTTCCCACGATGTCGGAGGGTTTTCCGAAAGCCGTGCTCGAAGCGCTGGCGACCGGACTCCCCGTCATAACCACGCCGGTCTCCGTGCTTCCATTACTCCTGTCGACCGGTGCCGGCTGTATCGTTCCTGAGAGGGAACCACATCTGTTTGCGGATGCGGTGATGCGCTGTATCGGTGATACGGAGGCCTACCGCGAGATGTCGCGACGGGCGGTCGAGACAGCGGCACAATTTACGCTTGAAGCGTACAGCGCCACGCTACATCAGTTGTTATCACAACAATGGGGGGAACTGCGTCATGCCTGA
- a CDS encoding glycosyltransferase, which translates to MHHVDGLILLPSKTQRSIVHRLYYKAAGRVFSKRTGLKASNYVLGEVEFSPARIAAVLDPTAFDVVLFEYWHAHRASRVFTDNHVPTVLDMHDVLWQSLRRQLSAAGARDIESRVQRYKMREEAAWRDFTALIAINAGEAEYTRPRVDGTPVFLAQMGTDLSLWPKTYNPAVPHRIGFWGSLSSDVNRRSASQVARRIMPLIWQRYPDCECWIVGANPPDELSALTVDPRIHVTGFVEHPAELLGTMRAVLCPWEGTYGFRSRLVEVMACGVPVVASPDAVYGMGLRQDHGLLLGDTDDDLAHGALRLMDDDSFAEEQSLRARAQVEDGYSFESTYGGLARDLLTLLQRSDTPA; encoded by the coding sequence ATGCACCACGTCGACGGCTTAATACTCCTGCCTTCAAAAACGCAGCGAAGCATCGTCCATCGGCTGTATTATAAGGCCGCCGGCCGCGTGTTCTCGAAGCGTACAGGATTAAAAGCATCGAATTACGTGTTGGGGGAAGTGGAGTTCTCGCCGGCACGAATAGCCGCAGTGCTCGATCCCACGGCATTCGATGTTGTACTTTTCGAGTATTGGCACGCGCATCGCGCGTCCCGCGTATTTACGGACAATCATGTACCCACCGTGCTCGACATGCACGACGTCCTGTGGCAATCGCTGCGACGGCAGTTGTCGGCAGCGGGTGCGCGCGATATCGAATCCCGCGTTCAGCGCTACAAGATGCGGGAGGAAGCCGCCTGGCGTGATTTTACCGCGCTTATCGCAATCAATGCCGGCGAGGCCGAGTACACGCGGCCGCGTGTCGACGGCACACCCGTATTCCTCGCGCAGATGGGCACGGATCTGTCGTTGTGGCCCAAAACATATAATCCGGCCGTGCCTCATCGCATCGGTTTCTGGGGGAGTCTCTCCAGCGACGTGAACCGCAGAAGCGCCTCACAGGTCGCCCGCCGGATAATGCCACTCATCTGGCAACGGTATCCGGACTGTGAATGTTGGATAGTCGGCGCCAATCCGCCGGACGAGTTGTCGGCGCTGACCGTCGACCCGCGGATACATGTGACCGGATTCGTCGAGCACCCGGCGGAGCTGCTGGGCACCATGCGCGCTGTGCTGTGCCCGTGGGAGGGCACCTACGGATTCCGGAGCCGGCTCGTGGAGGTGATGGCCTGCGGCGTTCCCGTGGTCGCATCGCCCGACGCCGTGTATGGTATGGGACTCCGGCAGGACCACGGGCTGCTTCTGGGCGACACGGATGACGATCTGGCGCATGGCGCCCTTCGCCTTATGGATGACGATTCCTTTGCGGAGGAACAGAGCTTGCGGGCGCGCGCACAGGTGGAAGACGGGTATAGTTTTGAGTCCACATACGGCGGACTCGCGCGCGACCTGCTTACGTTGCTGCAGCGGAGCGACACACCGGCATGA